A region of Myxococcus stipitatus DSM 14675 DNA encodes the following proteins:
- a CDS encoding AAA family ATPase gives MAMLKLQWLQVHHFRTVKPGTRLSFSPSFNVLVGFNGTGKTLLLDLVAAVASSDFTSLAEEPLDLEYALAADTGRITVRVRNVPGTGLSMDIVVAPRDMAWPLVIRREGLQVTVSRQDDASLVVQERIAPEVAGRLWLVLMSGGIAWVEKTGEGTATVEPLLAMAREVSALAGLSRFDEGLAYFEQLYQVELRLSRRAEGVLATGTGLASEALLDGLRRLAASQWGGPRYVVPSDSIPFLRDTARLLGFSAAEASLVPVEAPLEGKYESQTLGGLELDFVGSDGTRVSARQLGHGQKRVLALQHYLSRARAVVVADEVAHSLHPRLVRATLEPLGARQSFLTSQSPVLLDLLTFTSPQHVRDSLVWCRRDEGSGVLIWEDPSPEAAERLFTASTATPGQLGALLQAQGLW, from the coding sequence ATGGCGATGCTCAAGCTCCAATGGCTCCAGGTTCACCACTTCCGCACCGTGAAGCCGGGGACGCGGCTGTCGTTCAGCCCGTCCTTCAACGTCCTCGTCGGCTTCAACGGCACGGGGAAGACGCTGCTGTTGGACCTGGTCGCGGCGGTGGCCAGCTCCGACTTCACCTCGCTGGCCGAGGAGCCGTTGGATTTGGAGTACGCGCTGGCGGCGGACACGGGACGCATCACGGTGCGGGTGCGCAACGTGCCGGGCACCGGGCTCTCCATGGACATCGTCGTCGCGCCGCGCGACATGGCCTGGCCGCTGGTCATCCGGCGGGAGGGACTCCAGGTCACCGTCTCCCGTCAGGATGATGCGTCGCTGGTGGTGCAGGAGCGCATCGCCCCGGAGGTCGCGGGGCGCCTGTGGCTGGTGCTCATGTCGGGAGGTATCGCCTGGGTGGAGAAGACGGGCGAGGGCACCGCCACCGTCGAGCCGCTGCTCGCCATGGCCCGCGAGGTGTCCGCGCTGGCCGGCCTGAGCCGCTTCGACGAGGGGCTGGCGTACTTCGAGCAGCTGTATCAGGTGGAGCTGCGGCTCTCGCGGCGCGCGGAGGGCGTGCTCGCCACGGGCACGGGGCTGGCCTCGGAGGCGCTGCTGGATGGGCTGCGGCGGCTGGCGGCCTCGCAGTGGGGCGGCCCGCGCTACGTCGTCCCCTCCGACTCCATCCCCTTCCTGCGCGACACCGCGCGGCTGTTGGGCTTCAGCGCCGCGGAGGCCAGCCTGGTCCCCGTGGAGGCGCCGCTCGAGGGGAAGTACGAGTCGCAGACGCTGGGGGGCCTGGAGCTGGACTTCGTGGGCTCGGATGGGACGCGGGTCTCCGCGCGCCAGCTGGGCCACGGACAGAAGCGCGTGCTCGCGCTCCAGCACTACCTGTCCCGGGCTCGCGCGGTGGTCGTCGCCGACGAGGTGGCGCACTCACTGCACCCCCGGCTGGTGCGGGCCACTTTGGAGCCGCTGGGCGCGCGGCAGAGCTTCCTCACCAGCCAGAGCCCCGTCCTGTTGGACCTGCTCACCTTCACCTCCCCCCAGCACGTGCGCGACAGCCTGGTGTGGTGCCGGCGGGATGAGGGCTCCGGGGTGCTCATCTGGGAGGACCCCTCCCCCGAGGCCGCCGAGCGCCTGTTCACCGCCAGCACCGCGACGCCCGGGCAGCTGGGCGCGCTGCTCCAAGCACAAGGACTCTGGTAG